GTGGGAGATAAAGTGGAAATCACTTTCCACTATGGATTTAGTGGTGATTTGGTTTATATCAGTGCCTGCGGCAACGGCGATGCTGAAAACCCGGTCTACGAAAGAATGACACAGATTGTCGTCTGTGGCATTAAGGCTAATTCCTGAGAAAACAGCTATTCTTCAAAAGAAATTAATACTCCCGGAGATTTTTCTCCGGGAGTATTTTGTTTCAGACGATTTGCGAATCAAAGATTATTTTCCAAAGCTAAATCGTTCATCTATTGAAATTTATTGGTAATCCGCTTCTTTTTCCTGAATACTTCACCATGCATGTAAAATCCCTATCTCTTTCTTTCCTTTTGCTCCTGTTTTTTCGCGCACTTCTGGGTACGACAATCCATATCCCTTTAAATTACCCATCTATTCAGGCCGGAATTAACGCTTCATCTTCAGGGGATACGGTTCTGGTTGCTCCGGGGACTTACGCTGAGTCTGTTACGCTTTCTCACAAGGTTGTGCTCGCATCCTGGTATATCAATGCGGGGGATGACAGCTATATCAGCACAACAACCATCGATGCGGGCGGGGCCGACTTTGGTATTTCTATCCCGCAAAGTGCTTCAGATGGATCTTCCATTATTGGATTTTCTATTAAAAATGCTGATGACGGAATTCGGCCTTACCGCCGTTTTAATCTGCTTCACTGCCATCTGAGTGGTACGGCTGACGGGGTCGACTACTCAACAGGAAGTGGCGGCTTATGCCAGTTTAATATTTTTGAAAACAATTCGGATGATGGGGTGGATCTGGATGGGAAGGTCGATATCGTTATCGCAGATAACATAATCAGAAATAATGGTAACGATGGCATAGAAATTCGCCTGCACGCTTATTCTGGCTCCAATGTATTAAATTGCGTAATCACCCGGAATAATATCTATAATAATACAGGTGATGGCATTCAGTTGATCGATTATAATAATCCGGAGATCACGAACCGGAAGTTTTTTATCAGCTACAATTATATTCATGACAATGTCCAGGCTGGATTAGGGTGTATGGGAAATGCCAACACAGATGAAAATTATGAGGGAGCGAGTATTGAAGAGGGAATACATTTATTTAATAATACCTTCGATCACAACGCTTACGGGCTGACAGGTGGAGATAATCTCGTAGCACTCAATAATATTTTTGCCAATTCGACCAACGCCGCCGTGCGGAGAGTGGATGGCAACTCTGTCGTAGCTTATAGCCTTTTTTACAATAATGGGGTCAACAATGATAATTCGAATGTCGATGATAATAGTACGATTCTGGGCGACCCTTCCTTTGGCCCCAATTT
The Bacteroidia bacterium DNA segment above includes these coding regions:
- a CDS encoding right-handed parallel beta-helix repeat-containing protein, with translation MHVKSLSLSFLLLLFFRALLGTTIHIPLNYPSIQAGINASSSGDTVLVAPGTYAESVTLSHKVVLASWYINAGDDSYISTTTIDAGGADFGISIPQSASDGSSIIGFSIKNADDGIRPYRRFNLLHCHLSGTADGVDYSTGSGGLCQFNIFENNSDDGVDLDGKVDIVIADNIIRNNGNDGIEIRLHAYSGSNVLNCVITRNNIYNNTGDGIQLIDYNNPEITNRKFFISYNYIHDNVQAGLGCMGNANTDENYEGASIEEGIHLFNNTFDHNAYGLTGGDNLVALNNIFANSTNAAVRRVDGNSVVAYSLFYNNGVNNDNSNVDDNSTILGDPSFGPNLQLQAGSPAIDAGIAQYTWQSNVVLNLAAGDYSGTAPDRGAYEFYTSTGLLPKILSASNVQFFPNPFREKFSVKIDHTKSTRMSVRVINAMGQTIFSGKNYPVNEAVEINADEWASGYYYFLFTTDDGFTFQLKAKKS